In the Coriobacteriia bacterium genome, one interval contains:
- a CDS encoding WYL domain-containing protein — MANKKRAGSGETPLKLIPLCILHVLEEFASADKPMNEAGILRQLGKAYGLTLDRKTVSNNLKMLADFDQRIGQLTKPRSDGKGGQQEVSTGWYCDSYFETAELRYLADALICDDRIPQKQRRDLFEKLQGLGGGQKLTGLRDIYGARPKALANKQIFFTIDVLAEALSKGYCVQFRLGARDLQGKLTYSLERGGDKFYVVEPLFLAVSNGRYYLVASYPECEKKYHFRVDLMLEANMCKDKKGKEVPASRYALKKPEVQTYISEHLYMYTDAAQKIVFRISDESVARHQVFDYFGTSASMQSSKDAPGHIDVAVSANLTAMRYWALQFSDMVEVLSPKNLRDDICAAAQAIVDKYK; from the coding sequence ATGGCTAACAAAAAACGTGCGGGCTCAGGTGAGACGCCGCTTAAACTCATACCGCTGTGCATATTGCACGTGCTCGAGGAATTCGCCTCTGCTGATAAGCCCATGAACGAGGCGGGCATTCTCCGACAGCTTGGGAAGGCATACGGTTTGACGCTTGATCGCAAGACAGTTTCAAACAACTTGAAGATGCTCGCTGATTTTGATCAGCGCATTGGCCAACTCACCAAACCGCGCAGTGATGGCAAGGGCGGACAGCAAGAGGTAAGCACCGGCTGGTATTGCGATTCATATTTTGAGACGGCCGAGTTGCGTTATTTGGCTGACGCGCTTATTTGCGATGACCGCATTCCTCAAAAGCAGAGGAGGGATCTTTTCGAAAAGCTCCAGGGGCTTGGCGGCGGCCAGAAACTCACGGGTCTTAGAGATATTTATGGTGCAAGACCAAAGGCACTGGCTAACAAGCAAATATTTTTTACCATCGATGTGCTGGCCGAAGCTCTCAGCAAGGGCTACTGCGTGCAGTTTAGGCTCGGCGCTCGTGATCTGCAGGGCAAACTTACGTATTCCCTTGAAAGGGGAGGCGACAAGTTTTACGTTGTCGAACCGCTCTTTTTGGCGGTAAGCAACGGGCGCTATTATTTAGTGGCAAGTTATCCAGAATGTGAGAAGAAGTACCATTTTCGCGTTGACTTGATGCTTGAAGCCAATATGTGCAAGGACAAAAAGGGCAAGGAAGTGCCCGCCTCAAGATACGCACTCAAAAAACCAGAAGTCCAAACGTATATTTCTGAGCACCTCTATATGTACACTGATGCTGCACAAAAGATTGTCTTTCGTATTTCAGATGAGTCCGTGGCGCGCCATCAGGTGTTTGACTACTTTGGGACCTCTGCATCTATGCAAAGCTCGAAGGACGCGCCTGGGCATATCGATGTGGCTGTAAGCGCCAACCTGACGGCAATGCGCTACTGGGCACTGCAGTTCTCTGACATGGTTGAAGTGCTCAGTCCAAAAAACTTGAGAGACGACATTTGCGCCGCCGCTCAAGCCATTGTGGACAAATATAAGTAG